Proteins encoded in a region of the Euleptes europaea isolate rEulEur1 chromosome 3, rEulEur1.hap1, whole genome shotgun sequence genome:
- the MAP3K10 gene encoding mitogen-activated protein kinase kinase kinase 10 produces the protein MEYARGGPLSRALAGKKVPPHVLVNWAVQVARGMNYLHHQAPVPIIHRDLKSINVLILEPIENDDDLSGKTLKITDFGLAREWHKTTKMSAAGTYAWMAPEVIRLSLFSKSSDVWSFGVLLWELLTGEVPYREIDALAVAYGVAMSKLTLPIPSTCPEPFARLLEECWRPDPHARPDFGSILQQLVAIEQSAMFQMPLESFHSLQQDWKVEIASMFQELRTKEKELRSREEELLQAAHEQKTQEAELRRWEQELAEREIDIVERELNLIMTQMGQEKPRVKKRRGHFRGSRLKLRDGNHISLPSGFEHKITVQASPTLDRRKGLGADGVSPPGSPIIIPRLRAIRLTPLDGSRTWGRSTLAKKEELVGTKKKGRTWGPSSTLQKERLGGEERLKSLAEGSKQWSSSAPNLGKSAKHMPLAVGFASLTEMEEYAENSPPHSPCLPLSPEGSGASAPLQQLPSSSEGPKRGMGPSRRRSELVLLGCASILASVALGADLAEMAGEGLSAPLGPPNSLTLLSLSSLSDCNSTKSLLPSDSDEASCLPEPRSPSPDFLYNPLVDITMESFKKDPRQSLTPTHVSAPQVISRGHRRTPSDGAIRQAGQGSLQAADHQGAQEALLFPCLLDSPSLSSGQAHHSVLEQPAATERPAERPRTLAFAPRPRPPPSRPRIDPWKLVSFGRTPGESTKGSPGCRQTLLDMDMDGQNRDRTVPLCGRRTSCCGLEPDISH, from the exons ATGGAGTACGCCCGGGGGGGCCCCCTCAGCCGGGCCCTGGCCGGCAAGAAGGTGCCCCCCCACGTGCTGGTCAACTGGGCCGTCCAGGTGGCCCGCGGCATGAACTACCTGCACCACCAGGCCCCCGTGCCCATCATCCACCGTGACCTCAAGTCCATCAACG TCCTGATCCTGGAGCCCATTGAGAATGATGACGACCTGAGCGGGAAGACCCTGAAGATCACGGACTTTGGACTGGCACGCGAGTGGCACAAAACCACCAAGATGAGCGCGGCGGGCACCTATGCCTGGATGGCGCCAGAGGTCATAAGGCTCTCCCTCTTCTCCAAGAGCAGCGATGTCTGGAG CTTTGGGGTGCTGCTCTGGGAACTGTTGACCGGCGAGGTCCCCTACCGTGAGATCGATGCCCTCGCCGTGGCGTACGGTGTGGCCATGAGCAAGCTGACGCTGCCCATCCCCTCCACCTGCCCCGAGCCCTTTGCCCGCCTGCTGGAGG AGTGCTGGAGGCCGGACCCCCACGCGCGCCCAGACTTTGGCTCCATCCTGCAACAGCTGGTGGCCATCGAGCAGTCAGCCATGTTCCAGATGCCCCTGGAATCCTTCCACTCTTTGCAGCAGGACTGGAAGGTGGAGATTGCGAGCATGTTCCAAGAGCTGCGCACCAAGGAGAAG GAGCTGCGGAGccgggaggaggagctgctgcaggCCGCCCACGAGCAGAAGACCCAGGAGGCAGAGCTTCGCCGTTGGGAGCAAGAGCTGGCCGAGCGGGAGATCGACATCGTGGAGCGGGAGCTGAACCTCATCATGACCCAGATGGGGCAGGAGAAGCCCCGGGTGAAGAAGCGGAGGGGGCACTTCCGGGGCTCCCGCCTCAAGCTACGGGACGGGAACCACATCAGCCTCCCCTCGG GGTTTGAGCACAAGATCACAGTGCAGGCCTCGCCCACGTTGGACCGGCGGAAAGGTCTGGGGGCCGATGGCGTCAGCCCCCCGGGGAGCCCCATCATCATCCCCCGCCTGCGCGCCATCCGCT TGACTCCCTTGGATGGAAGCCGGACGTGGGGGCGCAGTACCTTGGCCAAGAAGGAGGAGCTGGTGGGGACCAAAAAGAAAGGGCGGACTTGGGGGCCCAGCTCCACCCTCCAGAAGGAGAGGCTCGGTGGGGAGGAGAG gctgaAGTCCCTGGCTGAAGGGAGCAAGCAGTGGTCATCCAGCGCACCCAACCTGGGGAAGTCTGCCAAGCACATGCCCCTGGCAGTGGGCTTCGCCAGCTTAACAGAGATGG aggAGTATGCGGAGAACAGCCCCCCTCATTCCCCATGTCTTCCCCTCTCTCCAGAGGGGTCAGGGGCCTCTGCCCccctgcagcagctgccatccAGCTCAGAGGGACCCAAGCGGGGCATGGGGCCGTCGCGTCGCCGCAGTGAGCTGGTTTTATTGGGCTGTGCCTCCATCCTGGCGTCCGTCGCACTGGGTGCAGACCTGGCTGAGATGGCAGGGGAGGGCCTCAGTGCCCCGCTGGGACCCCCCAACTCCCTCACCCTCCTGTCCCTCTCGTCCCTCTCGGACTGCAACTCCACCAAGTCACTCCTGCCCTCAGACAGTGACGAGGCCTCCTGCCTCCCAGAGCCCCGCAGCCCCTCACCTGATTTCCTCTACAACCCCCTGGTGGATATCACCATGGAGAGCTTCAAGAAGGACCCTCGCCAGTCGCTCACGCCCACCCATGTCAGCGCCCCGCAAGTAATCAGCCGAGGACACCGGCGAACGCCCTCCGATGGAGCTATCCGGCAGGCAGGCCAGGGCTCTCTGCAGGCTGCTGACCACCAGG GTGCCCAGGAAGCCCTGCTCTTTCCATGCCTGCtggactccccctccctttcctctggCCAGGCCCACCACAGTGTCTTGGAGCAGCCTGCCGCCACTGAAAGGCCAGCGGAGCGCCCTCGGACACTTGCCtttgccccccgcccccgcccaccCCCGAGCCGCCCCCGCATAGACCCCTGGAAACTCGTCTCCTTCGGCCGGACCCCGGGGGAATCCACCAAGGGCAGCCCTGGGTGCCGTCAGACGCTACTAGACATGGACATGGACGGACAGAACCGAGACAGGACCGTGCCCTTGTGTGGGAGGCGAACCTCCTGTTGTGGCCTGGAGCCGGACATCTCCCAttga